GTTGTCCGCCGCATCTTCGGCTTTCACCAGCAGCAGGCGCTTGAGGGTGCTGTCCTGGCCGACGAAGTTGCTGACGAAATCGTCCACAGGGTGGGCGAGCAGGGTGTCCGGGTGGTCGATCTGCAGCAGCTTGCCGGCGCGGAAGATCGCGATCTTGTCACCGAGCTTGATCGCTTCGTCGATGTCATGACTGACCATGATCACCGTCTTGTTCAGCGCCCGCTGCATCTCGAAGAACTCGTTCTGAATCATTTCACGGTTGATCGGGTCGACCGCGCCGAACGGTTCGTCCATCAGCAACAGCGGCGCATCGGCCGCCAGCGCGCGAATCACGCCGATCCGCTGCTGCTGACCACCGGACAATTCACGGGGGTAACGGTGCAGATACTGCTTGGGCTCCAGCTTGATCATGCTCATCAGTTCGCGGGCGCGGTCGTGGCATTTCTGTTTGTCCCAGCCCAGCAGTTTCGGCACGACCACGATGTTCTCTTCGATGGTCATGTTCGGAAACAGGCCGATCTGCTGAATCACATAACCGATGTTGCGCCGCAGGGTCACGGCGTCGAGGTCGGTGGTGTCTTCACCGTTGATCAGGATCTTGCCCGAGGTGGGTTTGATCAGGCGGTTGATCATTTTCAGCGTGGTGCTTTTGCCGCAACCCGAAGGCCCGAGGAACACGCAGATCTCGCCTTCATTGACGGTCAGGCTCACCGAGTCCACGGCTTTTACATCCTTGCCGTTGCTTTGGAAGGTCTTGCTGAGGTTTTGAAGTTCGATCATTTCAGGAGTCCTTTTGGAGTCAACGAGCGTTGCAGCAGTTGCAGGATCAGGTCGGCGACGATGGCCAGCACACTGACCAGTACGGCGCCGACGATCAGCATCGACATGTCGCTGCGGCTGATGGAGGCAAGGATAAGTACGCCAAGGCCACCGGCACCGATGGTCGCGGCGATGGTCATGACGCCGATGTTCATGACCACCGCGGTGCGTACGCCGGCCAGAATCACCGGCACGGCGATCGGCAGTTCAACCATGCGCAGGCGCTGGCCGAAGGTCATGCCGATACCGCGCGCGGCTTCGCGGATGCCCGGCTCGACGCCGGTCAAGGCCAGGTAGGTGTTGCGCATGATCGGCAGCAGCGAATAGAGAAACACGGCGGTGATCGCCGGCATCGGCCCCAGGCCCTGGCCGAATTTCGAATAGAACGGCAGCAGCAGGCCGAACAGGGCAATCGACGGTACGGTCAGCAACACGGTGGCACTGGCCTGCAAGGGGCCGGCGAGGCTCGGGAAGCGCGTCATCAGAATGCCCAGCGGCACACCCACGACAATCGCCAGGGTGACGGCAATGCCGACCAGGGTGATGTGCTGCCAG
This genomic interval from Pseudomonas putida contains the following:
- a CDS encoding betaine/proline/choline family ABC transporter ATP-binding protein (Members of the family are the ATP-binding subunit of ABC transporters for substrates such as betaine, L-proline or other amino acids, choline, carnitine, etc. The substrate specificity is best determined from the substrate-binding subunit, rather than this subunit, as it interacts with the permease subunit and not with substrate directly.), with protein sequence MIELQNLSKTFQSNGKDVKAVDSVSLTVNEGEICVFLGPSGCGKSTTLKMINRLIKPTSGKILINGEDTTDLDAVTLRRNIGYVIQQIGLFPNMTIEENIVVVPKLLGWDKQKCHDRARELMSMIKLEPKQYLHRYPRELSGGQQQRIGVIRALAADAPLLLMDEPFGAVDPINREMIQNEFFEMQRALNKTVIMVSHDIDEAIKLGDKIAIFRAGKLLQIDHPDTLLAHPVDDFVSNFVGQDSTLKRLLLVKAEDAADNAPSVSPETPVAEALELMDEHDRRYVVVTCAENKALGYVRRRDLHRQTGTCGQYLREFNATAAYDEHLRILLSRMYEFNRAWLPVMDADRVFLGEVTQESIAAYLSSGRSRGMKTNIVSPAEAVIA
- a CDS encoding ABC transporter permease, whose product is MEFFNAFSHLDWQQVMHLTWQHITLVGIAVTLAIVVGVPLGILMTRFPSLAGPLQASATVLLTVPSIALFGLLLPFYSKFGQGLGPMPAITAVFLYSLLPIMRNTYLALTGVEPGIREAARGIGMTFGQRLRMVELPIAVPVILAGVRTAVVMNIGVMTIAATIGAGGLGVLILASISRSDMSMLIVGAVLVSVLAIVADLILQLLQRSLTPKGLLK